The Gemmata palustris genome includes a region encoding these proteins:
- a CDS encoding IS110 family transposase: MTTACFVGIDVSKDHLDLHARPDGSAARYTNDPTGIAALLARVGERAPERIVLEATGGFEGAVAAALAAAGHPVAVVNPRQVRDFARATGKFAKTDAIDAAVLAHFAEAIRPEVRALPGAEAVALAGLVDRRRQLLEMRTAEANRLALATARVATSVRAHIAWLSKQLDQVDKELAELIEARPVWRAKDDLLQGVPGIGPVVSRVLVSELPELGTLSNKRIASLVGVAPMSRDSGRMSGTRSIAGGRAGVRSGLYMAILSAVRYNEPIRAFYQKRRKAGKAIKVAQVAAMRKLLVILNAMIRDNKPWTPNVATA; encoded by the coding sequence ATGACGACCGCATGTTTCGTGGGGATCGATGTCTCCAAGGATCATCTCGACCTCCACGCGCGGCCCGACGGATCGGCCGCGCGCTACACCAACGACCCGACCGGTATTGCGGCCCTACTCGCGCGCGTGGGCGAACGGGCGCCCGAGCGCATCGTCCTCGAAGCCACCGGGGGGTTCGAGGGCGCGGTGGCCGCGGCCCTCGCCGCGGCCGGGCACCCCGTGGCCGTCGTCAACCCGCGCCAGGTACGGGACTTCGCCCGGGCCACCGGCAAGTTCGCCAAGACCGACGCCATCGACGCCGCGGTACTGGCCCATTTCGCCGAGGCCATCCGACCCGAGGTCCGGGCGCTCCCCGGTGCCGAGGCCGTGGCCCTCGCGGGTCTCGTGGACCGGCGCCGCCAGCTGTTGGAGATGCGCACCGCGGAGGCCAACCGCCTGGCCCTGGCGACCGCGCGCGTGGCGACGAGCGTGCGGGCCCACATCGCGTGGCTCTCGAAGCAACTGGACCAGGTCGACAAGGAACTGGCCGAGCTCATTGAAGCGCGTCCGGTGTGGCGCGCCAAGGACGACCTGCTCCAAGGGGTTCCGGGCATCGGACCGGTCGTGAGCCGGGTGCTGGTGAGCGAGCTCCCGGAGCTGGGAACGCTCTCGAACAAGCGGATCGCGTCGCTCGTGGGCGTGGCCCCGATGAGCCGCGACAGTGGCCGGATGTCGGGCACCCGTTCGATCGCCGGCGGGCGCGCGGGCGTTCGGAGCGGCCTGTACATGGCGATCCTCTCGGCCGTGCGGTACAACGAGCCGATCCGCGCGTTCTATCAGAAGCGGCGAAAGGCGGGTAAAGCGATCAAGGTCGCGCAGGTGGCGGCGATGCGCAAGCTCCTCGTCATCCTTAATGCCATGATCCGCGACAACAAACCGTGGACCCCGAACGTCGCCACCGCCTAA
- a CDS encoding glycosyltransferase family 2 protein, with product MTTALTQKVPATGKPAETLAEIAPLLAPLLERVAADPNARVALLEQLLGVNACRQIGIYPIPPGFKLSVVIPVYNEERWLGELVRRVQAVEIPKELILVNDFSTDGTPAILAQLEKQYDNVRVFHQPKNMGKGAALREGFKHCTGDLVVVQDADWEYDPAEYPKLIQPILDGRADVVIGSRFIGESHRVLYYWHSVGNKVLTTLSNWCTNLNLTDMETCYKVFKREVIQGMTLKSNRFGFEPEVTAKIARKRKGQPPWRIYEVPISYSGRTYEEGKKIGMKDGFQALYCIIRYWLAD from the coding sequence ATGACGACCGCATTGACACAGAAAGTTCCCGCGACCGGGAAGCCCGCCGAAACGCTGGCCGAGATCGCGCCACTGCTCGCGCCGCTGTTGGAGCGCGTGGCGGCCGACCCGAACGCGCGGGTCGCGCTGCTGGAACAGTTGCTGGGCGTGAACGCCTGTCGGCAGATCGGAATTTACCCGATCCCGCCGGGGTTCAAGCTCTCGGTGGTGATCCCGGTGTACAACGAGGAGCGCTGGCTCGGGGAGCTGGTGCGCCGCGTGCAGGCCGTCGAGATCCCCAAAGAGCTGATCCTGGTCAACGACTTCTCGACGGACGGGACGCCCGCGATCCTCGCCCAACTGGAGAAGCAGTACGACAACGTGCGCGTGTTCCACCAGCCCAAGAACATGGGCAAGGGCGCGGCACTCCGCGAGGGCTTCAAGCACTGCACCGGCGACCTGGTGGTCGTGCAGGACGCGGACTGGGAGTACGACCCGGCCGAGTACCCGAAGCTGATCCAGCCGATCCTCGACGGGCGCGCCGACGTGGTGATCGGGTCGCGGTTCATCGGCGAGAGCCACCGGGTGCTGTACTACTGGCACTCGGTCGGCAACAAGGTGCTCACGACGCTCTCGAACTGGTGTACCAACCTGAACCTGACCGACATGGAGACGTGCTACAAGGTCTTCAAGCGCGAAGTGATTCAGGGCATGACGCTGAAAAGCAACCGCTTCGGGTTCGAGCCCGAGGTGACCGCGAAGATCGCGCGCAAGCGCAAGGGCCAGCCCCCGTGGCGCATCTACGAGGTGCCGATCAGCTACTCCGGGCGCACCTACGAAGAGGGCAAGAAGATCGGCATGAAGGACGGGTTCCAGGCCCTCTACTGCATCATCCGCTACTGGCTCGCGGACTGA
- a CDS encoding DegT/DnrJ/EryC1/StrS family aminotransferase, with protein MKPTSSVSASAPAPVPLCDIQAQYNSLKEEINAAVLRVLGSGQAILGPEVAAFEQEAAQFCGAQFGIGCGSGTDALVLALRALDIGPGDEVIVPPFTFFASASAVARIGATPVFVDVDPITFNLDPGQIEAKITSRTRAIMPVHLFGQCCDMDAIWQIAGDRQLYVVEDAAQSFGSEYRGTRCGTLGIVGCMSFYPTKNLGALGDAGLVTTNDPAIDKKLRALRVHGSEVKYYHKYIGYNMRLDAVHAAVLRVKLPHVATWLTARETAAKRYDSLLERANLHGFMRRPIAMPDRRHTYNQYVVRVPSNHRDALVKYLKENGVGVEVYYPLSLHQQECFKYLGYRTGDFPTSEESAGGVLALPIFPEITEAQQERVVDVCTSYLRQTVRRAA; from the coding sequence GTGAAACCGACTTCTTCCGTTTCAGCATCAGCCCCGGCCCCTGTTCCGCTGTGCGATATTCAAGCCCAGTACAACTCGCTGAAAGAGGAGATCAACGCGGCGGTGCTGCGCGTGCTCGGCTCCGGGCAAGCGATCCTGGGGCCGGAAGTGGCCGCCTTCGAGCAGGAGGCCGCCCAGTTCTGCGGCGCCCAGTTCGGGATCGGGTGCGGGTCCGGGACCGACGCCCTGGTGCTCGCGCTGCGGGCGCTCGACATCGGCCCGGGCGACGAAGTGATCGTCCCGCCGTTCACCTTTTTCGCCTCCGCGAGCGCGGTCGCCCGGATCGGCGCGACCCCGGTGTTCGTGGACGTCGACCCGATCACGTTCAACCTCGACCCGGGCCAGATCGAAGCCAAGATCACCTCGCGCACCCGGGCGATCATGCCCGTCCACCTGTTCGGCCAGTGCTGCGACATGGACGCCATCTGGCAGATCGCCGGGGACCGGCAGCTCTACGTGGTCGAGGACGCGGCGCAGTCGTTCGGCAGCGAGTACCGCGGGACGCGCTGTGGGACGCTGGGGATCGTGGGCTGCATGAGCTTCTACCCCACGAAGAACCTCGGCGCGCTCGGCGACGCGGGGCTCGTGACCACCAACGACCCGGCCATCGACAAGAAGCTCCGCGCCCTCCGCGTTCACGGCTCGGAGGTGAAGTATTACCACAAGTACATCGGCTACAACATGCGGCTCGACGCGGTCCACGCCGCGGTGCTCCGGGTGAAACTGCCGCACGTCGCGACCTGGCTGACCGCGCGCGAGACCGCCGCGAAGCGCTACGATTCGCTGCTCGAGCGCGCGAACCTGCACGGGTTCATGCGGCGCCCCATCGCAATGCCCGACCGCCGGCACACGTACAACCAGTACGTCGTCCGCGTGCCGTCGAACCACCGCGACGCGCTCGTGAAGTACCTGAAAGAGAACGGCGTGGGCGTGGAAGTGTACTACCCGCTCAGCCTGCACCAACAGGAGTGCTTCAAGTACCTGGGGTACCGCACCGGCGACTTCCCGACCAGCGAAGAATCGGCCGGCGGGGTGCTCGCGCTGCCGATCTTCCCGGAGATCACCGAGGCGCAACAAGAGCGCGTGGTCGATGTGTGTACCAGTTACCTGCGCCAAACCGTGCGCCGGGCCGCGTAA
- a CDS encoding DUF2262 domain-containing protein → MAGSLHHPTLGFLEWDDKLAWWVGRIDLEPDHPVDIFISGEGDPPEAALMHVPDWLERIWSRELQYRRWTAEQVESGRWNSEEAMTVEDITNLLQLASINFDSDGEAGLYWGDQDRFYWGHNLVTDVDANGNPVRARIEG, encoded by the coding sequence ATGGCTGGCTCGCTTCACCACCCCACACTCGGCTTCCTGGAATGGGATGACAAACTTGCGTGGTGGGTCGGCAGAATCGATCTGGAGCCTGACCATCCGGTCGATATCTTCATTTCAGGTGAGGGCGACCCACCCGAGGCGGCGTTAATGCATGTCCCCGACTGGCTGGAGCGAATTTGGAGTAGGGAGCTCCAGTATCGACGTTGGACCGCCGAGCAAGTGGAAAGCGGCCGCTGGAATTCGGAAGAAGCCATGACCGTTGAGGACATCACCAACTTGTTACAGCTCGCTTCCATTAACTTCGATTCGGATGGCGAGGCTGGCCTGTACTGGGGTGACCAAGACCGCTTTTATTGGGGCCACAACCTCGTCACGGACGTCGACGCGAATGGGAACCCAGTCAGGGCGCGGATCGAAGGTTAG
- a CDS encoding PEP-CTERM sorting domain-containing protein gives MWGAVIVLLAVNTPAHAFYWYGWPGSLLPPNERLTPPPPPGEPETPNPPVGPPVPVDKPPIGPPQHTPEPSTGLIGLLGFGALAAAKKWRKRPTA, from the coding sequence ATGTGGGGGGCGGTGATCGTGCTCTTGGCGGTCAACACCCCGGCGCACGCATTCTACTGGTACGGTTGGCCCGGCAGTCTGCTGCCACCGAACGAGAGGCTGACCCCGCCACCCCCACCGGGCGAGCCCGAAACGCCCAATCCGCCGGTCGGTCCGCCGGTCCCGGTGGACAAGCCGCCGATCGGCCCGCCTCAACACACGCCCGAACCGTCCACGGGGCTGATCGGGTTGCTGGGGTTCGGAGCACTCGCGGCTGCGAAGAAATGGCGGAAGCGGCCAACGGCTTGA
- a CDS encoding BBP7 family outer membrane beta-barrel protein, whose translation MKRFGVKAIGLGLALTAGSALAADGDWRPLGATDPSSGVVPAGAPALLPPALRKAPIKDEGPIWLPAQQPVAPTIKQTSGRAEPDSVVPPFAPVPQPQPLPGNVAPRQTKWPPEPPGMIGPRTSGIGDVGPAPALPPIQVPDVPQPGASEPPPMRAVTQPPAPQPDSGAPANPLPVPRASDPPTMRPPQPPFNQPSWNGVDPQATPLPTPRPVDPRPVWQEDPPSPFPVLQPAPAELMYPAGAFETSKNGTFGSQPIRLSRDYPPLSELAGRHSRDLSLDDGANGPMNRYFVRGEYLLWWMPGFATPVLGTTNANTALNGYLGEPGTTSLLGPGAFLDSTRSGFRIRAGAWLDESQSCGIDGGFFFLGNKSDSVTFSPDRFPLITRPVFVPNLVPGTNQALGENGEAVAVPGILRGSLGVQADSQLWGADVNARWCWKNTCDSRSEMFAGYRHLNLRESLAITENITVIGSGGNRLVIPDPIGTQIVVQDRFATRNQFHGAQVGAVYDRRWGRWDLEARGSVALGATHQILEISGFQTRQQPGGPQAVFNNGGLLAAGTNIGKFSRDRFSVAPELTLNLGYSVTPNFRVFAGYNFLYWSNVIRPGDQIDHVVDLTFVPNALPLGFSGQYRPRPLFKQSDLAINGVQFGLELKW comes from the coding sequence ATGAAGCGCTTCGGGGTGAAAGCGATCGGTCTGGGCCTGGCGCTAACCGCGGGGTCGGCGCTGGCCGCCGACGGCGATTGGCGCCCGCTCGGCGCGACCGATCCGTCTTCGGGTGTGGTGCCGGCGGGGGCACCGGCTTTGCTGCCACCAGCGCTCCGCAAAGCGCCGATCAAGGACGAAGGTCCGATCTGGTTGCCGGCCCAGCAGCCGGTCGCGCCAACTATTAAGCAAACGAGCGGGCGGGCCGAACCCGATTCCGTCGTTCCGCCTTTCGCGCCCGTGCCACAACCTCAGCCGTTACCGGGGAACGTAGCCCCGCGGCAGACGAAGTGGCCGCCGGAACCGCCCGGAATGATCGGGCCGCGGACCAGCGGCATCGGCGATGTCGGTCCGGCTCCCGCGCTCCCGCCAATACAGGTACCGGATGTCCCGCAGCCGGGCGCGTCGGAACCGCCCCCCATGCGCGCGGTGACTCAACCGCCCGCGCCGCAACCCGACTCGGGAGCGCCCGCGAACCCGCTCCCGGTCCCGCGGGCGAGCGACCCGCCGACGATGCGCCCGCCGCAACCGCCGTTCAATCAGCCGTCGTGGAACGGGGTCGACCCGCAGGCGACCCCGCTCCCCACGCCGCGCCCGGTGGACCCGCGCCCGGTCTGGCAGGAAGACCCTCCGTCCCCCTTTCCGGTGCTCCAGCCCGCGCCCGCGGAACTGATGTACCCGGCCGGGGCGTTCGAGACGTCCAAGAACGGCACATTCGGCTCCCAACCGATCCGGCTCTCGCGCGACTACCCGCCGCTCAGCGAGTTGGCCGGCCGCCACTCGCGCGACCTGAGCCTCGACGACGGCGCGAACGGGCCGATGAACCGGTACTTCGTGCGCGGCGAGTATCTGCTGTGGTGGATGCCGGGGTTCGCGACGCCGGTGCTCGGCACGACCAATGCGAACACCGCCCTGAACGGCTACCTCGGCGAACCCGGAACGACCTCGCTCCTCGGCCCCGGGGCCTTCCTCGACAGCACCCGCAGCGGGTTCCGCATCCGCGCCGGCGCGTGGTTGGACGAGAGCCAATCGTGCGGCATTGATGGCGGGTTCTTCTTCCTGGGTAACAAGTCGGACTCCGTCACATTCAGCCCGGACCGGTTCCCGCTCATCACGCGCCCGGTTTTCGTGCCCAACCTGGTTCCGGGCACGAATCAGGCGCTCGGTGAGAACGGCGAAGCAGTCGCGGTGCCCGGGATCTTGCGCGGGTCGCTCGGCGTTCAGGCGGACAGCCAGTTGTGGGGCGCGGACGTGAACGCGCGCTGGTGCTGGAAAAACACCTGCGATTCGCGGTCCGAAATGTTCGCGGGTTACCGGCACCTCAACTTGCGCGAGAGCCTCGCGATTACCGAAAACATCACCGTGATCGGGTCCGGCGGGAACCGGCTCGTGATCCCCGACCCGATCGGCACGCAGATCGTGGTGCAGGACCGCTTCGCGACGCGGAACCAGTTCCACGGGGCACAAGTCGGCGCAGTCTACGACCGGCGCTGGGGCCGCTGGGACTTGGAAGCGCGCGGGTCGGTCGCGCTCGGCGCCACGCACCAGATTCTGGAGATCAGCGGCTTCCAGACGCGCCAGCAGCCGGGCGGCCCTCAAGCGGTGTTCAACAACGGCGGGCTGCTCGCGGCCGGCACGAACATCGGCAAGTTCTCGCGCGACCGCTTCAGCGTGGCGCCGGAGCTAACCCTGAATCTCGGGTACTCGGTCACGCCGAACTTCCGCGTGTTCGCGGGGTACAACTTCCTCTACTGGTCGAACGTGATTCGGCCGGGCGACCAGATCGACCACGTGGTCGATCTCACGTTCGTGCCGAACGCGCTGCCCTTGGGGTTCTCGGGCCAGTACCGGCCCCGCCCGCTATTCAAGCAGTCCGACCTGGCGATCAACGGCGTCCAGTTCGGTCTCGAGTTGAAGTGGTGA
- a CDS encoding outer membrane protein assembly factor BamB family protein — protein sequence MSRTCLLSLLASTFALALGQAGDWPRFRGPNGSGTVAGTLPDIDPAHPLWAVKVPGGKGVSSPIIVDGKVYLQSASADGKARSLMCLNAADGKTLWTKELPGNKASAHAKNSLASGTPACDGTQIYCAWWDGSAVSLAAYDLTGKEAWQASLGSYVSQHGPGFSPMVHNGLVFVNVDDDKHAELVAFDAKTGQKKWFAERKHVRASYTTPFLLERPGKPAELILGTTTAITSYQPATGKVNWEYTMVWAKGDMPLRVIGHPVYVNGLLVVYCGDGGGSRYMAAIDIDGKKPTKVWDLKKDTPYVPCLLVKDNRLFWIGDKGVAACAEAKTGKAAWAERVFTGDVTASPILVGDKILMVSEKGEVAVVKADKEYEEPAKVSLDEGVYASPAIADGRVYIRGVNTLFCFGKK from the coding sequence ATGAGCCGCACCTGCCTCCTGTCGCTACTCGCGAGCACGTTCGCGCTCGCGCTCGGTCAAGCCGGGGACTGGCCGCGGTTCCGCGGGCCGAACGGCTCCGGCACGGTCGCGGGAACGCTGCCGGACATCGACCCGGCGCACCCGCTGTGGGCGGTGAAGGTGCCCGGCGGAAAGGGTGTCAGTTCGCCGATCATCGTGGACGGCAAAGTGTACCTGCAATCGGCCTCCGCCGACGGCAAGGCGCGCTCACTCATGTGCCTGAACGCGGCGGACGGTAAGACGCTGTGGACGAAGGAGTTACCCGGCAACAAGGCCTCCGCGCACGCGAAGAACTCGCTCGCATCCGGCACGCCGGCCTGTGACGGCACGCAGATTTACTGCGCCTGGTGGGACGGGAGCGCCGTCAGCCTGGCCGCCTACGACCTGACCGGCAAGGAGGCGTGGCAGGCGTCGCTCGGCAGCTACGTGAGTCAGCACGGCCCCGGATTCTCGCCGATGGTTCACAACGGGCTCGTGTTCGTGAACGTGGACGACGACAAGCACGCGGAATTGGTCGCGTTCGACGCGAAGACCGGGCAGAAGAAGTGGTTCGCGGAGCGGAAGCACGTGCGCGCCAGCTACACCACGCCGTTCCTGCTCGAGCGCCCGGGCAAGCCCGCGGAACTGATCCTCGGCACCACGACGGCCATCACCTCGTACCAGCCCGCGACCGGCAAGGTCAACTGGGAGTACACGATGGTGTGGGCGAAGGGCGACATGCCGCTCCGCGTGATCGGGCACCCGGTGTACGTGAACGGGCTGCTCGTGGTGTACTGCGGGGACGGCGGCGGGTCGCGGTACATGGCGGCGATCGACATCGACGGGAAGAAGCCCACGAAGGTCTGGGATCTGAAAAAGGACACGCCCTACGTACCGTGCCTGTTAGTGAAGGACAACCGGCTGTTCTGGATCGGCGACAAGGGCGTCGCCGCGTGCGCGGAGGCGAAGACCGGCAAGGCGGCGTGGGCGGAGCGCGTGTTCACCGGCGACGTGACCGCGTCCCCGATCCTCGTGGGCGACAAGATCCTGATGGTTTCGGAGAAGGGCGAGGTCGCCGTGGTGAAGGCGGACAAGGAGTACGAAGAGCCGGCGAAGGTTTCGCTTGATGAAGGCGTTTACGCCAGCCCCGCGATCGCGGACGGCCGCGTCTACATTCGCGGGGTCAACACCTTGTTCTGCTTCGGAAAGAAGTGA
- a CDS encoding IS701 family transposase gives MSVPKVFPRDYIEFLIATPKACSGAEAARVQPAVPDPPAHDAFTRLLTRLEPDPSTLWAEAATQVRRAGGVLVIDDSTLDKPYAKAIELVTRHWSGKHHAVVQGINLVSLLWTDGDRHIPCDYRVYDTGDGRTKNDHFGDMIRTAYARRFKPRCVVFDGWYSSLDNLKLIRDCGWTWLTRLKSNRLVNLDRRGTRALADTAIAATGTEVWLPGFGLVKVFGIAIPNGGTAYWATNDLAMTDLARLQLADFSWAIENYHRGIKQCTGIERCQCRTARAQRNHIGLALRAFLRFEAHCFARGVSWVEAKTAIIRDAVRSYLTRPHICFPNMRTA, from the coding sequence ATGAGCGTACCCAAGGTGTTCCCGCGCGACTACATCGAGTTCCTGATCGCGACCCCGAAGGCGTGCTCGGGGGCGGAAGCCGCGCGGGTGCAGCCGGCGGTCCCGGACCCGCCGGCCCACGACGCCTTCACTCGCCTGCTGACCCGATTGGAGCCGGACCCGAGCACCCTTTGGGCCGAAGCCGCAACCCAAGTCCGGCGCGCCGGCGGTGTCCTTGTCATAGATGACTCGACCCTCGACAAGCCTTACGCCAAGGCCATCGAACTGGTGACCCGGCACTGGTCCGGCAAGCACCACGCGGTCGTCCAGGGGATCAACTTGGTGTCCTTGCTGTGGACCGACGGGGATCGCCATATCCCGTGCGATTACCGGGTGTACGACACGGGCGACGGGCGCACCAAGAACGACCACTTCGGGGACATGATCCGGACCGCCTACGCGCGCCGGTTCAAGCCCCGGTGCGTCGTATTCGACGGCTGGTACAGTAGTTTGGACAACCTCAAATTGATACGCGACTGCGGGTGGACGTGGCTCACCCGGCTCAAGTCGAACCGGCTGGTAAACCTCGACCGTCGGGGCACGCGAGCCCTGGCGGACACGGCCATTGCAGCCACGGGCACGGAGGTGTGGCTGCCGGGGTTCGGGTTGGTGAAGGTATTCGGGATCGCCATCCCAAACGGTGGCACCGCGTACTGGGCCACCAACGATTTGGCGATGACGGACTTGGCGCGGTTGCAGCTCGCGGACTTCTCCTGGGCCATCGAGAACTACCACCGAGGGATCAAACAATGCACCGGGATCGAGCGGTGCCAGTGCCGAACGGCCCGCGCGCAGCGGAACCACATCGGGTTGGCCCTGCGCGCGTTCCTCCGGTTCGAGGCCCACTGCTTCGCCCGTGGCGTCAGTTGGGTGGAAGCCAAGACCGCCATCATTCGAGACGCGGTCCGCAGCTACCTCACGCGACCTCATATTTGCTTCCCAAACATGCGGACTGCGTAA
- a CDS encoding TIGR03000 domain-containing protein has translation MFTRTARMFGFALALFFVTAGLTSLSVSAQPDKKGEKKDEKKDSKKVKSKIKITVPQDDAKLKIEDKDTKPTGVTREFETPELDSGKLYEYTFSVTWQPNNYTTLTRTKSIEFKGGDDIVADLTKADPKAPDKAVIRWVPTPDDIVDEMLKLGKVGKDDVVYEPGPGDGRMLIAAVKKGAKKGVGIELDPKKADEAKDAVKKAKLEKEITIIEGDALKDRDYSEATVVLLYMGNEFNNLLRPVLEKQLKPGARIVSHRFVIGDWAPDKTIKVTGADGEEYTLHVWTVKEKK, from the coding sequence ATGTTCACCCGTACCGCGCGTATGTTCGGGTTCGCTCTCGCTCTGTTCTTCGTCACCGCCGGGCTGACGTCGCTGTCCGTCAGCGCGCAACCGGACAAGAAGGGCGAGAAAAAGGACGAAAAGAAAGACTCGAAGAAGGTCAAGTCGAAGATCAAGATCACGGTTCCGCAGGACGACGCGAAACTGAAGATCGAGGACAAGGACACCAAGCCGACCGGCGTGACCCGCGAGTTCGAGACGCCCGAACTGGATTCGGGCAAGTTGTACGAGTACACGTTCTCCGTCACGTGGCAGCCGAACAACTACACCACGCTGACCCGCACGAAGTCGATCGAGTTCAAGGGCGGCGACGACATCGTCGCGGACCTGACGAAGGCCGACCCGAAGGCCCCGGACAAGGCCGTGATCCGGTGGGTGCCGACCCCGGACGACATCGTCGACGAGATGCTGAAGCTCGGCAAGGTCGGGAAGGACGACGTGGTGTACGAGCCGGGTCCGGGCGACGGCCGGATGCTCATCGCCGCCGTGAAGAAGGGCGCGAAGAAGGGCGTCGGCATCGAACTCGACCCGAAGAAGGCGGACGAGGCCAAGGACGCCGTCAAGAAGGCCAAGCTCGAAAAGGAAATCACGATCATCGAGGGCGACGCGCTGAAGGACCGCGACTACAGCGAAGCGACCGTGGTTCTGCTGTACATGGGCAACGAGTTCAACAACCTGCTCCGCCCGGTTCTCGAGAAGCAGCTCAAGCCGGGTGCCCGCATCGTCTCCCACCGGTTCGTTATCGGCGACTGGGCGCCGGACAAGACCATCAAGGTGACCGGGGCCGACGGCGAAGAGTACACCCTGCACGTGTGGACCGTGAAGGAAAAGAAGTAA
- a CDS encoding TIGR01457 family HAD-type hydrolase, translating into MVQHSTPKFGFLIDMDGVLYRGTDLIVGAERFVRELRDRDIPFRFLTNNSQRTRRDVVARLVRLGLDVEEEHVFTSAMATARFLAQQKPGGTAFVIGEGGLLTALHQHGYAIVDHDPDYVVVGEGRTFNLELVEVAVRMILGGAKLIATNMDPNCPTQNGLRPGCGALVALLETATGVKAFSVGKPSPVMMRAARKELGLATDQTTMVGDTMETDILGGVQLGFHTVLVLSGGTKHEDLPRYAYRPETVVPSLAELTDLLDANEWQPPWRQARVRVPARV; encoded by the coding sequence ATGGTGCAGCACAGCACACCGAAGTTCGGCTTCTTGATCGATATGGACGGGGTTCTCTACCGCGGTACGGACCTGATCGTCGGGGCCGAGCGGTTCGTGCGGGAGCTCCGCGACCGCGACATTCCGTTCCGGTTCCTGACGAACAACAGTCAGCGCACGCGGCGCGACGTGGTGGCCCGGCTCGTGCGCCTGGGGCTCGACGTCGAAGAGGAGCACGTCTTCACCAGCGCGATGGCGACGGCGCGGTTCCTGGCGCAGCAAAAGCCCGGCGGCACCGCGTTCGTGATCGGCGAGGGCGGGTTGCTCACCGCGCTCCACCAGCACGGCTACGCGATCGTCGACCACGACCCGGATTACGTCGTGGTCGGCGAGGGCCGCACGTTCAACCTCGAACTAGTCGAGGTCGCGGTCCGCATGATCCTGGGCGGCGCGAAGCTGATCGCCACCAACATGGACCCGAACTGCCCGACGCAGAACGGGCTGCGGCCCGGGTGCGGCGCGCTCGTGGCACTGCTCGAAACCGCCACCGGCGTGAAAGCGTTCAGCGTGGGCAAGCCCAGCCCGGTCATGATGCGCGCGGCGCGCAAGGAACTCGGGCTCGCTACCGACCAGACGACGATGGTCGGCGACACGATGGAAACGGACATCCTCGGCGGCGTGCAACTCGGGTTCCACACGGTGCTCGTGCTGAGCGGCGGGACCAAGCACGAAGACCTGCCCCGGTACGCCTACCGGCCGGAAACGGTGGTGCCGTCGCTGGCGGAACTGACCGACCTGCTCGACGCGAACGAGTGGCAGCCGCCGTGGCGCCAGGCCCGCGTCCGCGTCCCGGCGCGCGTGTGA
- a CDS encoding YHS domain-containing protein: MLAAILLLAHCVTFDHTVTQNDPAPSDQCDPVKTAAPKEALQPFNVLVGSWKGSGMPEGTKEERAAGAWEETVAWEWKFKEQDAWLAVAFAKGKHFTKGELRYTPDKDAKGAAPRFTLTLTAPDKSTATFVGGLTDKNKVLTLTRTDGPATEEQRIVFSLLHSNRHLYRFETRPAGTTVAYSKKYQVGATKEGEPFAATTKGPECIVSGGLGTMKVSYKGKDYWVCCSGCRDEFKENPEKYIKEAEAKAKKQ, encoded by the coding sequence ATGCTCGCCGCGATTTTGCTGTTGGCACACTGTGTCACTTTTGACCACACAGTGACTCAAAATGATCCAGCGCCGAGTGACCAGTGCGACCCGGTGAAAACGGCTGCCCCCAAAGAGGCGCTCCAACCGTTTAACGTGTTAGTCGGTTCCTGGAAGGGAAGCGGGATGCCCGAGGGCACGAAGGAGGAGCGCGCGGCCGGGGCGTGGGAAGAAACGGTCGCGTGGGAGTGGAAGTTCAAGGAGCAAGATGCGTGGCTGGCCGTCGCGTTCGCGAAGGGCAAGCACTTCACGAAGGGCGAACTGCGTTACACGCCGGACAAAGACGCGAAGGGCGCGGCGCCGCGGTTCACGCTCACCCTGACGGCCCCCGACAAATCTACCGCCACCTTTGTCGGGGGGCTAACGGACAAAAACAAAGTTCTCACGCTCACTCGTACCGACGGCCCGGCCACCGAAGAACAGCGGATCGTTTTCAGCCTCCTCCACAGCAACCGTCACCTTTACCGATTCGAGACGCGCCCGGCAGGAACGACGGTCGCCTACAGCAAGAAGTACCAGGTGGGGGCGACCAAAGAGGGCGAACCGTTCGCGGCCACAACGAAGGGGCCGGAGTGCATCGTGAGCGGCGGGCTGGGCACGATGAAGGTGAGCTACAAGGGCAAGGACTACTGGGTGTGCTGCTCCGGGTGCCGCGACGAGTTCAAGGAGAATCCGGAAAAGTACATCAAGGAAGCCGAAGCGAAAGCGAAGAAGCAGTAG